In Papaver somniferum cultivar HN1 unplaced genomic scaffold, ASM357369v1 unplaced-scaffold_123, whole genome shotgun sequence, the genomic stretch CCTCAATGATTTTCTGTATCATTTTTCTTAATTCGAAGGATTTCAAAATTACTTACTAGGTGTTTTATGCATTTGATGTCAAGGTAGATGGACACTTCAGCTAGAATATCAAAGATAAGAAGTAATGAACGCGGAAGGCTTCGTGGTCCTCCCTGGCTTAAGGTAGATCATCAGCTTATCTGTTTTCCCCCAACTGATATGTAACACGTAGTTCTTTCTCATCTATACATGTAAAATTGGCTGTTTAAATACACATGCAGGCAGTGCAAAGAGTGGTACTAAGCTGTATGTACACGTCACTGGACTATGCACAAAATGGTCTTATTGCAGCGGTGTTCTTTTTCAAGGTCAGCGTTCCATACATATTACTGAAAGTGTAGCCTTGATAAACTAAGAGTCTAAGACCATGTGGACTAAATAATATTTACTGTGACATCATAACCTCAAATTTGCGTACAAGATTTTTGTGTGCTTAGGTACTTCATTATGTGTTGAACAGAATGGGAGATTAATGTTTTAACTTAACGCCCATGCTAAACAAAATCACTTACAGATGATGGAGTGGTGGTACCAGTCTGCTGAAGAAAGAATGTCAGCTCCAACTGTCTACCCCCCACCTCCTTCCCCTCCACCGCCAAAGGTATGCCAAAGGTTTTCATTTTGTGAACTTATTTGCTATCTGACTTCGGTAATAATGCCACATATAAAACTTCCACAAACTCAGATGGAATCGCTTTCTACAAATGCTTGTACCTAAATTTTTTTCGTGAGTCAGTGGTCACTTAATTACCAGTCGTGCAACTATGCCTCTTCTGTTTGCTGTTACAGTAAGTTATATGGCCTAGAAATAGAATTTTTGTAGTTGTACCAATTTCCATGGAAATGTAATCCAGTTGCTCTATTTCACTTGGCAAGTTTTGATGACTACAGTCTGACATAAAAAATACACAGGTTGCAGAAGAGGGGATTCCACTGCCACAAGATAGAACGATCTGCCCTTTGTGCACACAAAAGCGTGCAAATCCAACAGTGGTTGCAGTTTCAGGGTTTGTCTTTTGTTATCCCTGCATATTCAGATACGTGTCACAGGTAACCTTAATCCCTTCCTACATTTTAACACAATTTGCTCACAACACTCTTCTCTCGTTGATCTTTCAACgcctttttaatatttttgttctTGCTTGATCTGCATGGCCACAGTATAAGCGGTGTCCAATCACACTGTTACCTACATCTGTTGAACAAATCAGGAGACTGTTTCACGACATGTGAGGAGCCCATTTAAGTCAATTAGCGAGGTTATATTCGTAGGAATGTTTTTTAAGAACTGAAAGATACAAATGGCTTGGGAGAACCAGGACAACAAATGGGGCACTGGGAACTGAGTGCCCTATATCAATCAAATAAGtatgttgtaatttttatttttgcaaataaTGCCTCTTACCCTTTGTAATGTAACAGTGGATGTACATTAATAAGTAGTTCGTTAGTCAACAGTTTCTCATAGATCAGTGATGATTTCAGCAAGGTCCTCTTTGGGTAATTTGTTTTTTATTCTATAAATACTTGCTACATCTTTAAGAGGCCAACTTCATTCAAGTTTTGGATTGCAAATGCTTTATCAAGAAAATACCAAAGCAAAAATAAAGCAAGAAGTTGCTGTATCATGTTGTGTGAAGAGCTACTTACATGCTTAAACGTATTACCAGGTTGGCCACATTATCGTGATTCCAATGAAAGCTACACCTTTACCTGGATAACTAATAGGGGGAAGGCCACTTTTACTAGAGGGAAGGCTGATCTCGGTCTAGGATATTTGACTATGGGTTATCGTTGGGTGGATTCAAAACAACATTCCCCTTTATCAAAAAATTACTTTTGGAGATCTTCCCAAACTAGCAGACTAGCAAGACATCCACATCCCATTTACCCTTAATTTTTCTTACAATTAATTACGTATTAACAAACATTAGATAACATCCAAACACTGAGATTACCAATTTGATCGGGAATGTGAAGTAATGGGCAAACTATAGTGTCCAATTGTTTGAGGTAGAAGCGGAAGGAAAGCAACACGATGCATAAAGTATAAGATAATCAATTGGTCGAGGTAGTTAAGATAGTTTTCAATTGCTCCCCTTCTAAAATCTTATTCGGCCATGAGTCTTATTCACCTCGTTAATTTTTCAGAAATCTTGGTAGCAATGCATTGTTTACTGTATCTTTCCCGGATTTAGTGCCATGGATGCACTTGAACCATGTGAGTTTTAATTTTAGTATCATTATGCAATAAAGAACATACAATAGAGAAATTAATTTGTTTGTTTCTCAGTTTTTCCATGGTTAATgttttggcagagacttcagctATAACAACTTGCGACATAAGAGTACGAGTGATAATACCACTGGCGCAAGTGATCCGGCATCCACCTTAAAACAAAACCTTTGTGATTCATCGAACATAAAGACAATCACCCATACACAAATCCTAATTTATATGGTCTTAATTTTAAAATGATCATATGAGAGAGAACACAGAATCATAAGTCCTCAACAAGATAGTAGGAAATACTGAGTCCTTGATGATCCTGACTACTCTGAACATCAATAACAGACCTAATCTTGAAttcctaaaagaaaaaaaagaaaaaaaaaagaactaattTCAGAAGTAGTAAACGAAATATGCTCATTCCCTATGTGCATATTTCGAGTGGCTTTGGCCAGTCATTATCATCTTCCTTTCCGAATCTCGCTATCGTCAGGGATGATTAACTCCAAAATATTTTTTCCACCCAACATTGATAGAAAGTCAAATGTCCTAGACCAAATCAGCTTTTCCTATAGTAAAAATAGCTTTCTCCCTATTAATTATCTTTACTTGGTGCATTTCTTGTCAACGTAAGAAATTCTACACACGAGTATTGGCTGCCCATATACAAATAGGTGGGTCCAGAGGTAAAATCAAGAAACTCGGGATAAAACGGGTTAATCAAAACAGGGACCGATCTGACCGATTGTTATGCTCTCCTTAAGTCCCCCTCCATACCCTTGCTGTATAAAACCCTTTGAAGATTACGGACGCCTCTtttactttctttctttctttctctctcttcttcatCGATTTTGGTCTGAaactgaaagagaagaagaaacagcaATAATGGCGGAGGTGAAACCTGAGATTGAAGTAACTGAAGGAGAAGTAGCACCAGTAGTACCAGAAGTGGCGGCTGAGAAAAAACCAAATCGATTAGATAGGAGATGGACGTTGTGGTGTGATAATCAATCCAAACCTAAACAAGGTGCTGCTTGGGGTAGTTCTCTTCGTAAGGTGTTTACCTTCGACACTGTGGAGGATTTCTGGTGGTAATTTTTCTAACTCTTTTAGAATTTTTAAGTTAGTGAATTTAACCTAATAAAGATCTCATTAGTTTTACAGCAGATTTTATGAATTTGGGCGATTTTAGCCATGTGTATAATCTTTACTTTTGAGTTTATAGGTCATGTTCAATCCCTAGAatttttacatctaatatttgttttattagtctatttatttaggtttttattacTGACAACATTCTGATTGTTCTCTAACATTGTTAGAGATTTTTGTTATAGATTCCTGTGAAAGATTTCAGTACTTGCTAATTGGAGTATACCTTGTTGTTCTGAGAATTCTTAATTATGTATTCTATGTTGTATGTAATTAGTTGTAGTTTTGTTGTTTATGAACTATTTTATCTGTTGAATTGTTGTCTCTTTTAGCAATTATAgtttttttgtttgtcaaaattagGTATTTGACGTGGATCTGTGGTTATTCCCATTTCCCAGTCTTCTAATGCGGTCAATTATGCAAATGCTTATTTGGTTAATTGGTTATTTTGTTAATTAGTTATTTGGTTAGTCAATTGGAATTGATACCtaaatgttcttttttttttctgcttgACATGGAGTCACGGCTTTCTTATTCTAAGTTGAAAGACAACTTTTTTTGCGTGCAGTTTGTATGATCAGATAATTAAGCCTAGCAAGTTGGTTGGAAATGCTGATTTCCATTTATTCAGAGATGGGGTTGAACCCAAGTGGGAAGATCCAGAGTGTGCTAGCGGTGGCAAGTGGTCTGTATCATGCAAAAGGGCTAGTCTTGACTCCATTTGGCTAGAAACTGTAAACATCAAAGCTTTCTATCTCTTTTATAGCCACATGTATGATCTATATCAAATTCTTTTGGTCGAGGTTCTGACTATAAGAAATCATTGACCATGTAGTTGATGGCTCTGGTTGGAGAGCAATTTGACGAGGGCGATGAAATCTGTGGTGCTGTTGCCAGTGTGCGAACGAGGCAGGACAAGGTCGCACTTTGGACTAGGACAGCATCCAATGAAGCGACTCAGGTTTATACCTACCCGTTATCTATGATTTAACACCTCAATTTTCTCTGATCTGTCTATAGGTGCATCTATTCCAGGACTGAAAATTAGGACATTGCAACCTTTCTTTTTCTTATCATATGTAATTGGAGCAAAGTGTTTGAATCACATAGATGTCTTTTTACATTGATGGTTGCCAATGCTTAATTTTGAATCTGTTATTTCGTGTAAATATGTCCACAGGAAACATTACTAATTGGTTTATCTAAAACTTCGCGCCTGCAATAAGTTAATAGAACTGCCACTGTAATGTCCATTCTGTGCATCCCGGGTGCCTTATGGACTAGCCGATTAGATTCAGAATAATATCTTGGGAAGAAAGTAGTTTGGTTGGAGACACATAAAACTGAACTTTGAACTATGTTTTTACTGTTATTTCATTTAAATATGTATCCTCTACAGCAAGTTTAGTAGGTCTTATTTGCCATTTTGGAGGCAAATTGTTTTGCGCCATAATCTGTTTTAAGCTTTAGTCAAGCTTCTTTGAGAAGGGGTTGATTGTTCATGCTGATGATTTAATGGGAATTTGAAAGATGGGTTTCTTACTAAATTTGAGGTTTTACGTCCTGAGTTTGTGAGAACTAAGTATTGTGGATATAGCAAAATCGTCCCTCTGAACTTTCAGATGACAATATGATCTGAGGGCATAAAATCCAAGTATCATATAGGTAAACAAATAGATCTGGTGGAGGTTGCTATTGCTTGCCATCTATGAACAGTTCAGGCAGCACTTGCTTTTTACTATGTTAGTAACATGGATTAGACACTATGTTGTCAAATGCACCTGATGCAAGTGTGGGCGCCTTGGACAACATAGATTAGACATTCTTTTGTGGACTTTCATACATTAATAACAGAATTACAACTGATATATACCCTTTTGGTTACCAAATTAACTCTCAACATGTATCATATTTGTACTTATGTTGGAAACGGGCATCATGAATCATAGGAACTTACAGTATCCCATGAGTTGCTTAGTGTTAGTGACAGTTGTAGGCATTGGAAGAAGTTAGCTTTGTTATATGTCAAAAAGTTAAGAATGCTAATTTGTCAAGACATGTATTGACTTAGGGAGTTTATGTTTAAATTCTGAAATTGTTCATAATTGAAACCTTAAACTTGTTATCTTCGGTTATAGTTTGTCGAAAATGCAACCTTTACGTGACTTACGTCAGCTTTCAAGCTGCTATTGTGACTTCTGGATGTTGTTAATATCTCTTGCACCCCTTATCTTTGGCGTTGATTTACTATTCTGCATGCATCTGCTAATATTATGCATGCACCTGCTTACCTTACATTTCAGATGAGCATTGGAAGGAGATGGAAAGATATTATTGACGTTACTGACAAGATTTCATACAGCGTTCATGTGAGTGTTGTCTATCGATTCTGAATCGTTTTGTTTCTGCATTATTAGCTGTCCCCTTTAAACTGATTCCTTTTTTTCCTATTGCAGGAAGATGCTAAAAGGGAAAGATCAGTGAAAAGTCGATACAGTGTTTAAGCATTCTTAGATCATTTGGTTCTGAGAATCTATGAATTTTGCTTTTTCATCTTTCAATGAGAGAACATTGTGCTTGCATTTACAAAATTTTACGAACATTGGATGTAATGAATTAATGTTAAATTCAAGTTTGGTGTTTGAGATTGATTTCTAATTTAAGGTTCATTTAACGAGTTTGTCTTACTTTCCCTCTTTCCTTTTCTGTTCCCCTCTATCTTTCTGTGTGCCTTTGCGATTTGGTTAGCAGAGGGCAGAgccgcatatatatatatatatatatactagaagGGGTACCATTAAGTGTCCTTCATCATGAGCTCCCAAAATatttaggggtttagctcctACAGTTTATTGGTGGAACCGTGAATCCAAGCTTCTCATTAGGGAGCTCCATGTTCTGTGAGGAGTGAACCTGCTAGTCTGGTTGCATAATTTTTATTGAACTGCTGAACACTAATGAAGGTTACTTCCCCTGCGTTTACAACGAAAACATAACTTCTACCTCTGCAATCTAACACAAATAAACTGCAACGAAATCCGAAATCTGATTGTTGATTTAATGAAGCGCCTGACAATTAGCACTCATCCGTACACCAGAATAATGTCAGGGGAAACAGGATAGTCGAGATCAAGCTTAGAAGTCTTGGTAGTGGAACAAAAATAGCTCTACAAGAAATATCTACGTTCTATCAAAAAACTATTACTAATATTTATAAACAAAATAAATCCAAGCTAGGACCGCATATGCGCATACAATTTGAGCTTACTTTGTAGGAACTTAATTAAGTTTTGACAGAAAGAAGAATGATAAAAGAAACAAATACAATTTGTTTACTAAGCTAAGAAGCCAAGTCGTTCGCCGTTCTTCTTCGCCAACCGGATAAGTCCTTGTCTTTGTTTTGCATCAGCTCCAATGGACTTGCAGAACTCAGTAATAACCTGAAAAGAATGAACAACCAGGAAAtcttagaaaaagaaaagaactaCCATGGATGTGTACTATGAACAATAAAGGCAATAATCGAACAAGAAGTAAGTTATTACCTGTGAGTGTAAAGCAATGGCTTTGCCTCTAAGCTGGTTGAACCTTTTCTTTCCAACAATATTCCTTGTTACAACGACGATAGGTGCAAAAACACCCTTACCTTCATTTACATTTTTCATCATTGGATTCGATCGTATTGGCTTAGCGAATTTAACTCGTGTTGGAACTGACTTCATTAACAAACTATGGTCTTCACCTTGTACTGATGAGCCCCAACTTCCGTTAAAAGATGAGTATAAAGTTGCGGAAACTGAAGTAGTAGCCATCCAAGAAGAGCAGAACTAGTTCAAAATTTTCAGCTAGAAAATGAAGAATTCACGTTCTGTTTCTCTCTCTCTGGTGTTAGATTTTGAGCATGAAAGATGTGGTTCTTCTCTTCTCGACTCTTTTATTGTGTTTGAATGCATATTGTGCTGTTAATTTAAGAGCCTTTGGTTTTTATTAGAAGTTAGTGAATGAAAAGTGGTGTAACAAAACAAGTCCACACATTCGGGGTTAGGATTTTTGTTTGGATTGTCCAAATGGACGGTATATACGATTCCTCTCCATTTGAATCCCTTGAATCATAACACGTACTTGACTTTGTTTTCTGGAGGACTGGTTTGAAGTTAAAACATTATAATCTACCAAAAATGAAGCTTACTGTCAAACACGTGACATAATGCGTCAGGTGGTCGATGAACCACGAACCTTCTTCCATGAATTAAGCAGCTATGGTCTTTCTGCAACTACTAGCAACAGTGGCGGAATCAGGATTCAAGATCAGGGGTGGCTTGAAAAAACAATTTATGCGCACTGACGAACGAAAAAGATTACCTAATAACAAAACTGTACATCGGAGGTCCTAATAGAAAAACCGTACATAAAGTTCATTTTTGGCACTCTCATTCTCTCTAACAATATACTGTTGTTTCCAACAAATATGGGGCAGGAATTGCTTAATGCACTTCATTTATGACTGTAATAAGTTGACTGTACCTGGCAGGCAATACAAGTCCTCCTCTCGCGGGCATTTCCACAAATGACTAATCCTAATTTATACAGAACCGGTAAAGACCAAACACTTTGAGAATGCATGAGATTAGGATTCCTCCGATTCCTAATCTATAAGATGAAATGAAGCCCTAAACCTAATTTAAGACTCAAGCaaccaaacaaaaataaaataggaaaaaaagAGAGTTGGGAAATTACCAGGCTTACCATCGATTATGTGAGTTCCTTCATAAGAATGAACTACTTCAGAAACAAAAACAATGATTTAATGATTGAGAAACTTGAACATAGATGGCAGAACTTGAGTAGTAAGAATTGCTCAAGGCTTAGAAGATCAATTTGTAGCACAAAAATATCCCTCCACCTATCCTCATCGAAGGTATAGAATCAAAACATGACGAAAAATTATAGAAGTAAGATGAAAATACAAAACCTGGTTTCTATTTACCTTTGGTTTTCCTGAAATCTAACAAAAACTTAGTAAATATGCGGCCAAATTTCAATGAAAAAAAATGCGGAGGGATATTTTTGTGCTACCCTGGTTTTGACAATATTTTAAGGAAAATtccttgtttggtcctaagcccataaggttatttataataGGATCCAACCGGATTAATTAGTTATCTACAGGTCCATATTTAaccaaaacatggaaatgaccagAAACTCCTTGTTGCCAAACGTGTGTGCCTGCACACCTTTAATATCTAATATAATTTGATATTCTTCTCTCTTCCATAAAGAAACCTAATTTATCtacatatataataaaaaaaacataGTAGAAGACCTAGACGTTCTGATTTGTGAAGTTTGAGAAGAAGTCTACATATGTGTTTGCTGAAAAAGTAGCATAAAATGGTATGAATTagtagtacatatatgatgtactgaaaaaaCCCTGTTTTATTTTAACCAATATGATACATCGatagttttttttatcttttactgTTCAAATCAGCAGCGCAACAATGTTTTAGGAGATAGATTCCCTATTACATAATTCAAAAACTGATGAAAGTTCTTGAATAAGAAATCAACATCACGAGCTAATCCTTATTTGAAGAGGACCAAGCAGCAACATCTTCTCCAGGAACTAAGCATATGCTAGTGGATAAAAAACCTGCAAAATATAAGAGTACATATATGATATACTCTCAGAAACTAAAAAGCTACACAAATTGAAACCGAAAAAAAGGCTCAGAATTTTCAGTACATAACTTCCATACTCATTAAAAAACCATTcttatgcttacatatatgaaTCTGTGTGTTAGACACTATGAATTTGCAGTACATAAATGATATACtgaaaataaaactagttaatttGCAGTTAATAAATGGTATACTCAAAAAAGTTCCTAGTGTTTGGACTAGATATAGAcatcttgaacctgtaaatgCGACCAAAACGTAACAATATTGACACAACCATGATGAACAATGGATAAAAATGAGTAGTACATGCAATATGCACTAATTCAGCTAATTACAATTCTAGATAATCTAATATATTAACAAGCAATTACGAACCGTACATATATACACGAAACATTGAACACATCAAAGTAATAACAAGCAATTACGAACCGTACATATATACACGAAACATTGAACACATCAAAGTAATACTGCTCTCGTACATACAAAACATTGAACACATCAAAATAATACTGCTCATTTTACATGAAACTAACCTGAAAAAATTATCAATTGAATTACAATCCACTACGACGAACAACAACGAACctgtaaaaacaaaacaaaaaatcatgTTACCTTTAGGTAATCCATATATGAATTGTTGATTCATTATCTAAATCAACTCCAAGATAAGAAAAGACCGATGAATCTACGAACATAACAGAATTAAAGCAGTTCTTtttagtattccatatatgtacctcTGATTTATaactaaaaatcaaagaacatagttcagtattacacatacgtactcatggatggaacccaaaactctgaataaaacataatcaaaaaaagtttctatcagtacgccatatacatACTGCATAAtcatgaactaaaaatcaacttcatgtaaagaagatttgatgaaacaatgaatataaccgaatcaaagcacatatttcagtattacacttacatactcatggatcgaacccaaaaacagtggCAAAAATCTgattaaaacataatcaaaagaattttatatcagtacgccgtatacgtactgtcaattcatacacaaaaccaAACTGTAACAAAGCTAAAAACATAAAAGCgtcatgaaaatcgatttgatcttcataatacaatcgaaaaacaaatcaaaagaagaaaacaaacaaaataatcaaagaagatgattagaaaacatacctggaacaaaatatcatatatttattgctggatcaaacaatctcaaacaacaacaaatttattatttacgtctagatctgaactattttcatcaaaaac encodes the following:
- the LOC113331091 gene encoding eukaryotic translation initiation factor-like, which codes for MAEVKPEIEVTEGEVAPVVPEVAAEKKPNRLDRRWTLWCDNQSKPKQGAAWGSSLRKVFTFDTVEDFWCLYDQIIKPSKLVGNADFHLFRDGVEPKWEDPECASGGKWSVSCKRASLDSIWLETLMALVGEQFDEGDEICGAVASVRTRQDKVALWTRTASNEATQMSIGRRWKDIIDVTDKISYSVHEDAKRERSVKSRYSV
- the LOC113330990 gene encoding protein PROTON GRADIENT REGULATION 5, chloroplastic-like, with the translated sequence MATTSVSATLYSSFNGSWGSSVQGEDHSLLMKSVPTRVKFAKPIRSNPMMKNVNEGKGVFAPIVVVTRNIVGKKRFNQLRGKAIALHSQVITEFCKSIGADAKQRQGLIRLAKKNGERLGFLA